The following proteins come from a genomic window of Thiothrix winogradskyi:
- a CDS encoding DUF4390 domain-containing protein, giving the protein MISKLSITQRFLVTGLLLLCACLGQAQAQASESSIRFQEFSIRIQPPKQLITTLKLDYDLSDYLREGLLNGLTLQNETRFTLEWHNTWWWNTQKPLVVVKTELKYHPLSKQYQVVRQDTKQSWNFPNLPAALEQMGALSDHRLPALPGDAWGDNAAIFVTATLTQQSLELPLKLKSLFSDRYSLESDGVLWPIP; this is encoded by the coding sequence GTGATCAGCAAATTATCCATAACGCAGCGATTTTTAGTCACCGGACTGCTATTGCTGTGCGCTTGTTTGGGGCAGGCGCAGGCGCAGGCTTCTGAAAGCAGCATCCGTTTTCAGGAGTTTTCTATTCGGATTCAGCCACCCAAGCAATTGATAACCACCCTCAAGTTGGATTACGACCTGAGTGATTATTTGCGTGAAGGCTTATTGAATGGCTTAACATTACAAAACGAAACTCGCTTTACCTTGGAGTGGCATAACACTTGGTGGTGGAATACTCAAAAACCCTTGGTGGTGGTGAAAACTGAACTAAAATACCATCCATTGAGCAAGCAGTATCAGGTCGTGCGCCAGGATACCAAGCAGAGCTGGAACTTCCCGAATCTGCCCGCTGCCTTAGAACAAATGGGAGCCTTGAGCGATCATCGCTTGCCAGCGCTACCGGGGGATGCGTGGGGAGATAATGCGGCTATTTTTGTGACCGCTACGCTTACTCAGCAATCATTGGAGTTGCCGTTGAAACTGAAGTCATTATTTTCTGACCGCTATTCACTGGAAAGTGATGGAGTGCTGTGGCCGATTCCCTAA
- a CDS encoding sensor histidine kinase: MADSLKNRWWQWLPLLLVFLLLMVSLTLLNLATLSPSNLQRYGDWHFYFSVLTLVLLSVVILGNLVKVFNQWRTRQAGSRFTLRLMTGFLILTLLPVLFVSLFAVNLIGTRIDRWFSVSVERALGDSLELSELALETRHRQYLDALRRFHPSLHGKEVHEIPLLLEKFLSIGASEIVLLDHSQQLLALALEDTETLIPQMPGQGLFRAMQIRDYYYALEPEGTDKLFSRVALKVRYGRESEYQAILTARFPIAERERALAESVLSGRNEYTSLVYQRDVLKNMFRLMIIVIMVLTTLFSLWAAFVFSRRLTRPVRTLVEGTLAVAAGDLDKKLPVSERDDFSILARSFNTMTKRLSDARVEREQARRQLQQEHDYLHVVLEHLSSGVITLDEASTIRRVNSAANSILRQPLLDQVGKTLSELGDKLPALQPFIDMVQTHWQDMLTGREWQAEITLNTEDGRVILVCRGASLPQGVSGQQGSVLVFDDVTDLIQSEHDAAWGEVARRLAHEIKNPLTPIQLSAERLHRKLAGELSADSASFLQRMTNTIVQQVDNLKSMVNAFSDYARAPSLRLQSVNLNALVQEIAELYRLNEGQVQIHLELAPNLPALALDIHRIRQLLVNLTKNALEALEEHHVSPASVTISTQYQVDSKQAILSVRDNGSGIAPELLPRLFEPYVTSKHKGTGLGLAIVKKIVEEHGGYISARNHESGGAIISVKFPVNEA; this comes from the coding sequence GTGGCCGATTCCCTAAAAAACCGTTGGTGGCAATGGCTGCCGCTACTGTTAGTGTTTTTATTGCTGATGGTGTCGTTGACGTTATTGAATCTGGCGACGCTCAGCCCCAGTAATCTCCAGCGTTACGGGGATTGGCATTTTTACTTCAGTGTGCTGACGCTGGTGTTACTGAGTGTGGTTATTCTCGGTAATTTGGTCAAAGTATTTAATCAGTGGCGCACCCGGCAAGCCGGTTCGCGTTTTACCTTGCGCTTAATGACGGGTTTTCTGATCCTGACCTTATTGCCGGTCTTATTTGTCTCGCTGTTTGCGGTTAACCTGATTGGTACACGCATTGACCGCTGGTTTTCAGTGTCGGTGGAGCGTGCCTTGGGCGATTCGCTCGAATTGAGCGAGTTGGCACTGGAAACCCGTCACCGTCAATATTTGGATGCCTTAAGGCGTTTCCACCCTAGCCTGCACGGCAAAGAGGTGCACGAAATCCCGCTGTTATTGGAGAAATTTCTCAGTATCGGTGCAAGTGAAATCGTGCTGCTGGATCATTCCCAGCAATTGTTGGCGTTGGCATTGGAAGATACCGAAACCTTGATTCCGCAAATGCCGGGGCAGGGTTTATTTCGTGCCATGCAAATCCGTGATTATTATTACGCACTTGAACCGGAAGGTACGGATAAGTTGTTTTCACGGGTGGCGCTGAAGGTTCGTTATGGGCGTGAGAGCGAATATCAGGCTATCCTTACCGCCCGCTTTCCGATAGCGGAGCGGGAGCGTGCTTTGGCTGAAAGCGTGTTGTCAGGGCGTAATGAATACACAAGCCTGGTGTATCAGCGCGATGTGCTGAAAAACATGTTTCGCCTGATGATTATCGTCATTATGGTGTTGACTACTTTGTTTTCTTTGTGGGCAGCGTTTGTGTTTTCGCGGCGCTTGACGCGCCCGGTACGCACGCTGGTGGAAGGCACGCTCGCGGTCGCCGCTGGTGATTTGGATAAGAAATTGCCTGTCTCGGAACGCGATGATTTCAGCATCTTGGCACGTTCGTTTAATACCATGACCAAGCGTCTGTCAGATGCACGGGTGGAGCGTGAACAAGCCCGCCGCCAGTTGCAACAGGAACACGATTACCTGCATGTGGTGCTGGAACATTTATCGTCCGGGGTCATTACGCTGGATGAAGCCAGTACGATTCGGCGCGTGAATTCGGCGGCTAACAGCATTTTGCGCCAACCCTTGCTGGATCAAGTCGGTAAAACCTTGAGTGAATTGGGGGATAAGCTGCCCGCGTTACAGCCTTTCATTGATATGGTGCAAACGCATTGGCAAGACATGCTCACCGGGCGTGAATGGCAGGCTGAAATCACTTTGAATACCGAAGATGGGCGGGTGATTTTGGTGTGTCGGGGTGCTTCCTTACCGCAAGGCGTGTCGGGGCAGCAAGGTTCCGTGTTGGTCTTTGATGATGTGACGGATTTGATTCAGTCCGAACACGATGCGGCGTGGGGCGAAGTGGCGCGGCGCTTAGCGCATGAAATCAAAAATCCGCTGACCCCGATTCAGCTTTCGGCGGAACGTTTGCACCGCAAATTGGCAGGGGAACTCAGTGCCGACTCTGCCAGTTTCCTGCAACGCATGACCAATACGATTGTGCAGCAAGTCGACAACCTCAAGTCGATGGTGAATGCCTTTAGCGATTATGCCCGCGCCCCCAGCTTACGTCTCCAGTCGGTGAACCTGAATGCGTTGGTGCAGGAAATTGCTGAGTTGTACCGCCTGAATGAAGGACAGGTGCAGATTCATCTGGAACTGGCTCCGAATTTGCCTGCGTTAGCGCTGGATATTCACCGCATTCGCCAACTGCTGGTGAATTTGACCAAAAATGCGCTGGAGGCATTGGAGGAACATCACGTCAGCCCCGCCAGCGTCACTATCAGTACGCAATACCAAGTGGATAGCAAACAAGCCATACTCAGTGTTCGGGATAATGGCTCTGGGATTGCGCCAGAATTATTGCCACGCTTGTTCGAGCCTTACGTTACCAGCAAACACAAAGGCACCGGCTTGGGCTTGGCGATTGTTAAAAAAATCGTTGAGGAGCACGGCGGATACATCAGCGCCCGCAATCATGAGAGCGGAGGCGCTATAATCAGCGTAAAGTTTCCAGTCAATGAGGCATAG
- a CDS encoding sigma-54-dependent transcriptional regulator, producing the protein MTAQYIMVVDDEPDIRQLVSEILEDEGYRVVTAENAAKARELHRSRKPDLILLDIWMPGQDGISLLKEWRENDTLCCPVIMMSGHGTIETAVEATKLGAHDFIEKPLSMAKMLLTISNALRASQLEKENRGLRKQMVSSLEPVGSSQPMQRLREQAKRIAQHDSRVLLYGEPGTGKETFARHIHAISSRKNRPFVRAALSAGKDHATTLSHLLFGREEQGKIQYGLLDEANGGVLFLAEIYELDQDTQTRLLHTLKENRYMRIGGSDWVDMDITLMVSSSHDLLDDVRGGKFNEELYYLLNIVPVMIPPLRDHPEDVPELLNHYVDILTAQDGLPYRHISLAAQNFLRNHSWPGNIRELRNLVQRLLILGTETEVSLDEVEESVGTRIPVFSQEIGQIPESLFDMPLREAREQFEHDYLIYQLKQADGNVSKLADQVKMERTHLYRKMRSLNVDPKKYGR; encoded by the coding sequence ATGACCGCACAATACATTATGGTGGTGGATGACGAGCCGGATATTCGCCAGCTTGTCAGTGAAATTCTCGAAGACGAAGGCTATCGAGTAGTCACGGCTGAAAATGCCGCCAAAGCCCGTGAACTGCACCGCAGCCGCAAACCTGATCTGATTTTGCTCGATATTTGGATGCCGGGGCAAGACGGCATTTCCCTGCTCAAAGAATGGCGTGAAAACGATACGCTGTGTTGCCCAGTCATTATGATGTCAGGGCATGGCACGATTGAAACTGCCGTGGAAGCCACCAAACTCGGCGCACACGATTTTATTGAAAAGCCGCTGTCGATGGCAAAAATGTTGCTGACTATTAGCAATGCCTTGCGTGCCAGTCAACTGGAAAAAGAAAACCGGGGTTTGCGCAAACAAATGGTCAGCTCTTTGGAACCGGTAGGCAGTAGCCAACCCATGCAACGCTTGCGTGAACAAGCCAAACGCATTGCGCAACACGATAGCCGCGTGCTGTTGTATGGCGAGCCGGGTACGGGTAAGGAGACGTTTGCCCGTCATATTCATGCCATCAGTAGCCGTAAAAATCGCCCGTTTGTGCGTGCTGCCTTGAGTGCAGGTAAAGACCATGCGACCACGCTCAGCCATTTGCTGTTTGGGCGTGAGGAGCAGGGCAAAATTCAATACGGCTTGCTGGATGAAGCCAATGGCGGGGTGCTATTCCTCGCTGAAATCTATGAATTGGATCAGGATACCCAGACCCGTTTGCTGCATACCCTCAAGGAAAACCGCTACATGCGTATCGGTGGCAGCGATTGGGTGGATATGGATATTACCCTGATGGTGTCTTCCTCCCACGATTTGCTGGATGATGTGCGTGGCGGTAAATTCAATGAGGAATTGTATTACTTGTTGAATATCGTGCCGGTCATGATCCCGCCCTTGCGCGACCACCCCGAAGACGTGCCGGAATTACTGAATCATTACGTTGATATTCTGACCGCACAAGACGGTTTGCCGTACCGGCATATTTCGCTGGCGGCACAGAATTTTCTGCGTAATCACTCGTGGCCGGGTAATATCCGCGAATTGCGCAACCTGGTGCAGCGCTTGCTGATTTTGGGTACTGAGACTGAGGTGTCGCTGGATGAGGTGGAAGAGTCCGTCGGTACACGCATTCCTGTGTTTTCACAGGAAATCGGGCAAATTCCCGAAAGCCTGTTTGATATGCCGCTACGGGAAGCCCGCGAGCAGTTTGAACACGATTACCTGATTTATCAGCTCAAACAAGCCGATGGCAATGTGAGCAAACTCGCGGATCAGGTAAAAATGGAGCGTACCCATTTGTACCGCAAAATGCGCTCCCTCAATGTTGACCCGAAAAAATACGGACGCTAA
- the trkA gene encoding Trk system potassium transporter TrkA — protein sequence MKILILGAGQVGHSVAASLVNEDNDVTIVDTNATALRDLREKLDVRVEVGQASYPRVLERAGIEDADMIVAVTNSDEINMVACQIAHTLYHTPTKIARIRSSHYLDRPELFNDAAVPIDVLISPEQLVTEHIFNLISHPGSLQVISFANGKVQMVGVKALHDGPLIGSPLKAMREHMPGVEARVAAIFRKGKPINPTEATVVEVNDEIFFIASPKHIRAIISELRKLDKPYKRIMLAGGGNIGNRLARLLEESRYHVKIIEKDNERAAKLAERLDKTIVLEGDAADESLLSEENIDNTDVFVAITNDDEANILSSMLAKRLGARRVMCLINRPSYIDLVESSIDIAISPQQVTIGALLTHIRRGDIVAVHALRRGSAEAIEVVVHGNYKTSRVVGRRLDEIKLPPSATIGALVRGDSILMSAAELVVQENDHIIMLVTDKRYVPAVEKLFQVGIQFF from the coding sequence ATGAAAATCCTGATTCTCGGTGCTGGGCAAGTGGGTCATTCCGTTGCCGCTTCATTGGTAAACGAAGACAACGATGTCACGATTGTGGACACGAATGCCACTGCCTTGCGCGACTTGCGTGAAAAACTCGACGTGCGAGTGGAGGTGGGACAGGCTTCCTACCCACGGGTGCTGGAACGTGCCGGAATCGAGGATGCCGATATGATCGTGGCAGTGACCAATAGCGATGAAATCAATATGGTTGCCTGCCAGATTGCGCATACGCTCTACCATACGCCGACCAAAATTGCGCGGATTCGCTCCTCGCATTATTTGGATCGCCCCGAATTGTTTAACGATGCGGCGGTGCCGATTGATGTGCTGATCAGCCCGGAACAATTGGTGACAGAGCATATTTTTAACCTGATTTCCCACCCCGGTTCCTTGCAAGTGATCAGCTTTGCCAATGGCAAGGTGCAAATGGTCGGGGTGAAAGCGCTGCATGATGGCCCGCTGATTGGTTCCCCCTTGAAAGCCATGCGTGAACACATGCCGGGTGTGGAAGCACGGGTTGCGGCAATTTTCCGCAAAGGCAAGCCGATTAACCCGACCGAAGCCACGGTGGTGGAAGTTAATGATGAAATCTTTTTCATTGCCAGCCCCAAACACATCCGCGCCATTATTAGCGAATTACGCAAGCTCGACAAACCCTACAAGCGCATTATGCTGGCAGGTGGCGGCAATATTGGCAATCGCTTGGCACGTTTGCTGGAAGAGTCTCGTTATCACGTCAAAATCATTGAGAAAGATAATGAACGTGCTGCCAAACTCGCCGAACGCCTTGATAAAACCATTGTGCTGGAAGGCGATGCCGCTGACGAAAGCTTGCTGAGCGAGGAAAACATCGACAATACCGATGTGTTTGTGGCAATTACCAATGACGACGAAGCCAATATTTTGTCTTCCATGTTGGCGAAGCGTTTGGGGGCAAGACGGGTCATGTGCCTGATTAACCGCCCCAGTTACATTGATTTGGTGGAAAGCAGCATCGACATTGCGATTTCGCCGCAGCAAGTGACCATTGGCGCGTTACTGACGCATATTCGCCGGGGCGATATTGTGGCGGTACATGCTTTGCGGCGCGGTTCGGCGGAAGCGATTGAAGTGGTGGTACATGGCAATTACAAAACCTCGCGGGTGGTGGGCAGGCGTTTGGATGAAATCAAATTGCCTCCCAGTGCGACCATTGGCGCATTGGTGCGGGGGGATAGCATTTTGATGTCTGCTGCTGAATTGGTGGTGCAGGAAAATGACCACATCATTATGCTGGTGACGGACAAACGTTACGTGCCAGCGGTGGAGAAACTGTTCCAAGTCGGCATCCAATTCTTTTAA
- a CDS encoding TrkH family potassium uptake protein, whose product MQFKVIQRVLGLLIMVFSLTMLPPILIGWAMDDPETLPFWESFALLLAGGFLLWLPVYRERGELRSRDGFLIVVLFWVVLGLSGSLPFILSESVELSVTDAVFESISGLTTTGATVIIGLDSLPRSMLFYRQELQWLGGMGIIVLAVAILPILGVGGMQLYRAETPGPMKDAKLTPRITETAKLLWYIYLVLTVLCAVAYRVAGMDWFNAISHSFSTVAIGGFSTHDSSLGYYDSSAIEAVAIVFMLLSGVHFGLHFIAWRSASLMGYVRDSEFRAYVSLMLGLMVISTLYLAYNSTYETFAEALRHSVFHVVSIGTTTGFTTTGYSEWPGFLPVLLLFASFIGGCAASTAGGMKVIRFLLLVKQGIREVNRLIHPNARISIKINRNPLPENVMQAVWGFFSVYIAVFVVFMLVLMAQGYDQITAFSAVAATLNNLGPGLGDVAGTFKSLDDFSKWWLCLAMLMGRLELFTMLVILTPAFWRK is encoded by the coding sequence ATGCAATTCAAAGTCATACAACGGGTGTTGGGCTTATTGATCATGGTGTTTAGCCTGACCATGCTGCCGCCTATCCTGATTGGTTGGGCAATGGATGACCCGGAAACCTTGCCGTTTTGGGAAAGTTTTGCCTTGTTGTTAGCTGGTGGGTTTTTATTGTGGCTACCGGTTTACCGTGAGCGCGGCGAATTGCGTTCCCGCGATGGCTTTTTGATTGTGGTGTTGTTTTGGGTGGTGTTGGGCTTATCGGGGTCGTTGCCTTTCATCTTGTCGGAATCGGTGGAATTATCCGTGACCGATGCGGTATTCGAGTCTATTTCCGGGCTAACCACGACCGGGGCGACGGTCATTATCGGTTTGGACAGTTTGCCGCGTTCCATGCTGTTTTACCGTCAGGAACTGCAATGGCTGGGGGGCATGGGTATTATCGTGTTGGCCGTGGCGATTCTGCCGATCCTGGGGGTTGGGGGGATGCAGCTTTATCGCGCCGAAACGCCGGGACCGATGAAAGATGCCAAGCTTACTCCACGCATTACCGAAACCGCTAAATTGCTGTGGTACATCTATTTGGTGTTGACGGTATTGTGTGCGGTGGCGTACCGCGTGGCGGGTATGGACTGGTTTAATGCGATTTCCCACAGTTTTAGTACCGTGGCAATTGGTGGGTTTTCAACCCATGATTCCAGCCTTGGGTATTACGATAGCAGTGCCATTGAGGCGGTTGCCATCGTATTTATGTTGCTCTCCGGGGTGCATTTCGGGCTGCATTTTATCGCTTGGCGCAGTGCCAGTCTCATGGGGTATGTGCGGGATTCGGAGTTTCGTGCCTATGTCAGTTTAATGCTGGGGCTGATGGTGATCAGCACGCTGTATTTGGCTTACAACTCAACCTATGAAACGTTTGCGGAAGCATTGCGGCATTCGGTGTTTCATGTGGTATCCATTGGGACGACCACTGGCTTTACGACCACAGGGTACAGTGAATGGCCGGGATTTTTGCCGGTGTTGCTGTTGTTTGCCAGTTTTATTGGCGGGTGTGCCGCGTCTACCGCCGGGGGCATGAAGGTCATTCGTTTCCTGCTGTTGGTGAAACAGGGGATTCGTGAAGTCAATCGCCTGATTCATCCCAATGCCCGCATCAGCATAAAAATCAACCGTAATCCGTTGCCGGAAAATGTGATGCAGGCGGTGTGGGGCTTTTTCTCGGTGTATATCGCGGTGTTTGTGGTGTTTATGCTGGTGCTAATGGCGCAGGGGTACGATCAAATTACCGCATTTTCTGCCGTTGCCGCCACTTTGAATAACTTGGGGCCAGGGCTTGGGGATGTCGCGGGTACATTCAAAAGCCTCGATGATTTTTCTAAATGGTGGTTATGTCTGGCGATGTTAATGGGGCGCTTGGAATTATTCACCATGTTGGTGATTTTAACCCCGGCATTTTGGCGCAAGTAG
- a CDS encoding GspH/FimT family pseudopilin has translation MNKHSQRGLTLIELIVTVTIVAILAAVATPSLREMVENNRLTALNNQLVSTLNYVRAEAVKRNYPVTMCVRKADGSGCVDKTSTDGFDNGWIVFVDCNGNDAIDASGCNYGSGNTNAAEEILLDTMPNFNGVTVTGPDTIPNNITPSIRYKPNGGIAGVSGSLVLNTDTQEYEQDLNASGVARYKIKIQSATGRIRSCKIPTGGSDC, from the coding sequence ATGAACAAACACTCACAGCGCGGTTTGACGCTCATCGAACTCATCGTCACTGTCACCATCGTGGCAATATTAGCAGCCGTGGCTACGCCGTCATTGCGTGAAATGGTGGAAAATAATCGCCTGACCGCTCTCAATAACCAACTGGTTTCCACCCTCAACTATGTACGCGCAGAAGCGGTAAAACGTAATTATCCTGTCACTATGTGCGTGCGTAAAGCGGATGGCTCAGGTTGCGTGGATAAAACCAGTACCGATGGATTTGATAACGGCTGGATTGTGTTTGTCGATTGCAACGGTAACGATGCGATTGATGCTTCCGGTTGTAATTACGGCTCCGGTAACACCAATGCGGCTGAGGAAATTCTATTGGATACCATGCCGAATTTTAATGGCGTCACGGTTACTGGTCCAGATACCATTCCCAATAACATAACCCCCAGCATTCGTTACAAGCCCAATGGTGGGATCGCAGGTGTCAGTGGCAGCTTGGTGCTGAATACGGATACACAGGAATACGAGCAGGATTTAAATGCCAGTGGGGTTGCGCGTTACAAAATCAAAATCCAATCGGCAACAGGCAGAATCCGCTCTTGTAAGATTCCAACCGGTGGCTCTGATTGCTGA
- the pgi gene encoding glucose-6-phosphate isomerase, with the protein MPITTEHPSHAGTLPALHQPIHAALQQHYATLRDVHLRELFAADPARFERFSLQVGDIFLDYSKNRITTETLQLLMQLAEAADVAGWRERMFQGDTINNTEHRAVLHTALRNRSNTPVLVDGENVMPAVNAVIAQMSAFAERVRGGSWTGYTGKPIVDVVNVGIGGSDLGPHMVYQALKAYRHPRLNMHYVSNVDGAHIAEKLESLDPETTLFIVASKTFTTQETMTNAHHARHWFLQHAADDAHIAKHFVAVSTNREAVMGFGVDPENMFGFWDWVGGRYSLWSAIGLSVVLAVGAENFIALLDGAHAMDQHFRDAPFECNMPVILALLGVWYSNYFGAESQVILPYDHYLRSLPLYLQQADMESNGKSVDRDGNAVDYATGPIIWGTSGINGQHAFYQLIHQGTRLIPADFIISVTPPTDLHAQHDILMANFLAQTEALMRGRTLQETRDSGVTPPHAPKVFAGNHPSNALLLTALTPHTLGMLIALYEHKIFVQGIIWNLNSYDQWGVELGKQLAKCIQPELNAAEPVTSHDASTNGLINRYRQQRAQ; encoded by the coding sequence ATGCCCATCACCACGGAACATCCATCCCATGCTGGCACACTACCGGCATTGCACCAGCCCATTCATGCCGCCCTGCAACAGCATTATGCAACCCTCCGCGATGTGCATTTGCGCGAATTGTTTGCCGCTGATCCTGCCCGTTTTGAACGCTTTTCCCTGCAAGTTGGCGATATTTTCCTCGACTATTCCAAGAACCGGATTACCACTGAAACCTTGCAACTGCTGATGCAACTCGCGGAAGCGGCTGATGTGGCAGGCTGGCGCGAACGCATGTTCCAAGGTGACACCATCAATAACACCGAACACCGCGCCGTATTGCACACTGCTTTGCGCAATCGCAGCAATACGCCGGTGCTGGTTGACGGTGAAAATGTCATGCCAGCGGTGAATGCGGTGATCGCACAAATGAGCGCTTTCGCCGAACGGGTACGTGGCGGTAGCTGGACAGGTTATACCGGCAAGCCGATTGTGGATGTGGTGAACGTCGGCATCGGCGGTTCTGATTTGGGACCGCACATGGTGTACCAAGCCTTGAAAGCCTACCGTCATCCACGCCTGAATATGCATTACGTCTCCAATGTTGACGGTGCACACATTGCCGAAAAGCTCGAAAGCCTTGACCCTGAAACCACGCTGTTTATCGTCGCTTCCAAAACCTTTACCACCCAAGAAACCATGACCAATGCGCACCATGCGCGGCACTGGTTTTTGCAACACGCTGCCGATGACGCGCACATTGCCAAGCATTTCGTGGCGGTTTCCACCAATCGGGAAGCGGTGATGGGGTTTGGGGTTGACCCTGAGAATATGTTCGGTTTCTGGGATTGGGTCGGGGGGCGCTATTCGTTGTGGTCAGCGATTGGGCTTTCGGTGGTGTTGGCAGTGGGGGCAGAAAATTTCATTGCCTTGCTGGATGGCGCACACGCAATGGATCAGCATTTCCGTGATGCACCGTTTGAGTGCAATATGCCGGTCATCCTCGCGCTGTTGGGTGTGTGGTACAGCAATTATTTTGGGGCAGAATCGCAAGTCATCCTGCCTTACGATCATTACTTGCGCAGTCTGCCCTTGTATTTGCAGCAAGCCGATATGGAAAGCAATGGCAAATCGGTCGACCGTGATGGCAACGCCGTGGATTATGCCACCGGGCCGATTATTTGGGGGACGAGTGGCATTAATGGGCAACATGCGTTCTACCAACTGATTCACCAAGGTACACGGTTGATTCCGGCTGATTTCATTATTTCGGTCACGCCGCCGACCGATTTGCACGCGCAGCACGATATTCTGATGGCAAACTTTTTGGCGCAAACCGAAGCGCTAATGCGGGGGCGTACTTTGCAAGAAACCCGCGACAGTGGCGTGACCCCGCCTCATGCGCCTAAAGTGTTTGCTGGTAATCACCCTAGTAATGCTTTATTGCTGACGGCACTCACGCCGCATACTTTAGGTATGTTGATTGCGTTGTACGAACACAAAATTTTCGTGCAAGGCATTATTTGGAATCTGAACTCTTACGATCAGTGGGGGGTTGAATTGGGCAAGCAATTGGCGAAATGCATCCAGCCTGAATTGAATGCAGCCGAGCCTGTGACCTCGCATGACGCTTCCACCAATGGTTTAATTAATCGCTATCGGCAACAACGCGCCCAATAA
- the glk gene encoding glucokinase: MNVIAGDIGGTKSWLAWVQADAQTARVCFEHVYASSEFVSAEALLQQFLADAQQTVAPDSVCLALPGPVQAGQPIRLTNLDWTLEHAALQALLNTPQLLFMNDFQAAAAGVATLTAADYVVLNAGVHSGNGETRVITGAGTGLGLAWMQADANGHYQSFATEGGHTDFAPANAQQERLLAFMRQRFSHVSWERVLSGPGVNQVYQFCLHDMTGNLPDELRDRGGAEVNSAAQAGDPIALAAMELFTDIYANWVGNVALLYQPRGGLYLAGGISARIQAWLQTPRFLAACFDKGRMAGLVQQMPIYLITNTRLGLQGALAAALQHRKTS, from the coding sequence ATGAATGTAATTGCTGGTGATATTGGCGGTACAAAAAGCTGGCTGGCATGGGTGCAAGCCGATGCGCAGACTGCCAGAGTGTGCTTCGAACATGTGTATGCCAGTAGCGAATTTGTCAGTGCCGAAGCGTTGTTGCAGCAATTCTTGGCAGATGCGCAGCAAACCGTTGCCCCGGATAGTGTCTGTTTAGCTTTGCCGGGGCCGGTGCAAGCCGGTCAACCGATTCGCCTCACCAATCTGGATTGGACGCTGGAACATGCCGCGCTGCAAGCCTTGTTGAATACCCCACAACTGCTTTTTATGAATGATTTCCAAGCGGCGGCGGCAGGTGTTGCCACGCTAACGGCGGCAGATTATGTGGTGTTGAATGCGGGGGTGCACTCAGGGAACGGGGAAACGCGTGTGATTACGGGCGCGGGAACGGGCTTGGGATTGGCGTGGATGCAAGCGGATGCCAATGGACATTACCAGAGTTTTGCGACCGAAGGTGGGCATACCGATTTTGCGCCTGCGAATGCGCAGCAAGAACGCTTGCTGGCATTTATGCGCCAGCGTTTCAGCCATGTGTCGTGGGAAAGGGTCTTGTCTGGCCCCGGCGTGAATCAGGTTTACCAGTTTTGTCTGCATGATATGACGGGCAATTTGCCGGATGAGTTGCGTGACCGTGGTGGGGCTGAAGTGAATAGCGCTGCCCAAGCGGGCGACCCGATAGCGCTGGCGGCGATGGAGCTGTTTACCGATATTTACGCTAACTGGGTCGGCAATGTGGCGCTACTCTACCAGCCACGCGGTGGCTTGTATTTGGCGGGTGGTATTTCCGCTCGCATTCAAGCGTGGTTACAGACACCCCGGTTTTTGGCGGCTTGTTTTGACAAAGGCAGGATGGCTGGCTTGGTTCAGCAAATGCCGATCTACTTAATTACCAATACGCGGCTCGGCTTACAAGGGGCGCTGGCGGCTGCACTGCAACATAGGAAGACATCATGA